GCTCGCGTACCTCGCGGGCATTGGGAACCGGTTCGAGAACGTCTCTTGGCGCTCGTACCGCTCCGTGGGTGCGGTCGAGCCCCAACCGTCGGCGGGCGGGTCATCTGGCGGGTACATCATTGGAGCCTAAGTCATGGCGTTCGACGGACTCACTTTGAACCCGGGCTCGGGCGGCGCGGTGCTCGCGACCGACTCGTTCACGGACACCGATAGCGTCAACCGGATCATGCCGTTCGGGGCGATCGCGTTCGGGCCGTTGAACGGCCCGTACACCCCGGTGGACGACACGCACGGGGTGCCCGTGCAGCAGCAGACCGGGGCGACGTGGGCCGTGTCGCTCGACGCGATCCCGTTGGCGCCCAATGCGGCAACGGCCACGTTGCAAGCCGCGCAGGGGGCGGTGCTCGACGCGATCAACGCGAAACTCGGCGGCACGCTGGCGGTGGCCGGAACCGTCGCGGCCACTCAATCGGGCGTGTGGACCGTGGGCATTTCCGGGACCGTACCCGTGTCCGGCCCGCTCACCGATGCGCAGTTGCGCGCGACGGCGGTACCCGTGTCGCTGGCCACGGTCCCGACGCACGCGGTTACGCAGTCGGGCGCGTGGACGTTCTCGCTGTCCGCGGCCCTGCCCGCGGGCACCAACAACATCGGCGACGTGGACGTTCTGACGCTCCCGGCGGTCACCATTGCCGCGGCCCAGACGCTCGCGACCGTAACGACCGTGGGCACGGTCACGACGCTGACCACGTGCGCCACGGTCACGAACCTGGCGCAGCTCGGGGGCCAGGCGATCGCGATGGGCACGGGCGCCCGGTCCGCGGGCACCCAGCGCGTCACGATCGCGACCGACGACACGGTGCAGGCCGCGGCGGTCGCGGCCACGGCCGGGGGAACCACCCCGTACTCGTTCCTCTCGACTGCGGCGGTTCAGGCCGCGGCGATCAAGGCCAGCGCGGGCCAGGTGTACGGGCTCCGATTCTTCAACAAGGGGGCCGCGCCGGTGTACGTGCGGCTCTACAACCAGACGACCACGCCGGGCACGAGCGACGCGCCGGTGTACCGGTGCCTCGTGCCGGGCAACACCTCGGGCGGCGGGTTCGTGGACACGATTCCCCCGGGCGTCGTGTTCACCACCGGAATCGGCATCCGGGTAACCGGCGCGATCGCGGACAACGACGCGACCGCGCTGGCCGCGAACGAAGTGCTCGGGAACGTGCTCTACAAGTGAGGGCGCTATGGTCGGCGGGTGGATCAATGCGTTCCTCAACCTGCTCGGGCTCGGCGGCGGGGGCTCCGCGCCGGGTGGCCCGGGCACCCCGGGCGGCGTGTTCCGGCGCGCGCTCCCGACGTGGGACCGGTCGATCGAACGCGCGCCCTCAACCTGGTCGCGGACCTGGAGGTATGACCCGATGGCACTGGCAACCGAGGGCGTGGCCGTTGTTGCGGCCGAGAGTGACGACCGGGACTACGGGTTCGACCTGAGCCGGTGCCCGGAGATCCGGGCCGGGCTCACGATCACCGGGGGCGCGATCCTCGGCGGGTCCGGGCTCACGATCGGGGCCGTGTCGGTGCTCGCCGAGGACTTCGACGACATCCTGGCCGGTGAGGGGCTCGTGGTGCGGATCAGCGGGGGCACCGGGGGCACGACGTACAAGCTCGCGTGCCGGGCCACGCTCTCGAACGGACGCAAGGTCACGGTTCCCGGGCGCCTGGTCAAAGTTCGCGATTACGATTCCTAACCCACCGAGGGCGTTCACCCATGACGGCACCCGTCCCGATCAAGAGCGGCGCGGACCTGCTCGAGGAATACGACCGGCTCACGGCCGAGCTGCGCCGGGCGCTCCGGACCACGCGCGAACTTCAGGTGAAGTGGCAGGCGTGCCGGGATCTGCTGAAGCGCCGGGCGGACAGCGCCGCGAGCGGTTGGGACGTGTCGGTGAACGTCCACGACACCGGCCCGAGCGCGCCCCTCGGTACGGCTTAACACCGGGCCGATAGCCGGCTCCTATTTTTTTTGCGCATTGCAATAGGTATTTCCGATCAATCGTGATTATTATGATCGGCACTTCCTATTGCGGCCCGCTACGATCGCCCGCCACCAAGGGACCAACCCCATGTTCCGCGTTCGCCTGCTCGTGCTCCTCGCTCTGTGCCTCGCGGTGCCGTGCCTCTCGGCCGCCCCGGACAGGATGCTCGTTCCCGAGCCGTTGCCCCAAAAGCTCGCGCTCGAGGGGCCGACGAAATACAAGCCGTACCAGCTCGTCCGCGTGAAGGCGACGGGTGTGGACGCAAAGGCCGGGATCATCTGGCGCGTGTACCCGAGCCAGGACGTGCAGCGCGCGACGACCCCGCGCGGGATTCTCGAGTTCGCGGCCCCGCCCGGTACCTACCAGATCGAGGCGCTGGTCATCACGACCGGAGCGGACGGCGCGATTTCCGTGGATGAGCAAGCGATGTCGGTGGAGATCGAATCGTGTTGCGACAAGGCGCCCCCGATCACCCCGCCCACTCCTCAACCGCCCGTGAAGCCCAAGGCGAACCCGGTGGCCGCGCTGGGCAAGATCCAATTCGGCAACGCGGGTTGCACGGCCACGGTAATCGGCCCGCGGCGCGCGGACGGGAAGTGGGACGTGCTCACCGCGGCGCACTGTGTCACCCACGTGGGCGTCGGGGCGAAGGGCTCAATGACGCTCCCCGACGGCCGCAAGCTCGCAATCAAGGTGGGGAGCATCTACGAGACGCCGGACTGCGCGTGGCTCACGACCGAGGACGCCACGCTCGCGGATCTGCCCTTCGCCGAGATCGCGGCCACGAACCCCGCGGTCGGGACCAAGATTTGGCACAAGGGGTATGGGGTAGACAACCCCGGGAACCGCGAGGACGGGGAAATCACGTTCGCGCAGGACGGTAACGGTCAACTCCAAATGTCGCTGTCGGTCTCCTCGGGGGACTCGGGCGGGGGCATCTTCCGGGACGATACGGGCGAGCTGATTAGCTGCGTCTGTTGCACCACGGCAAAGGGGCAAAAGGCCCGCGTGTGGGGTTGCGCGGCCGACGTTGCCCGCAAGTACCGGCCGGCTCAGGCGAGCGAGTTGTGGACCCCGATTGAAATTCCCGAGGCCGGCATTGGCCCGATCAACGCTTGGGAGCCGGTGGATATGCCGACTCGCGGCCCGGTGGTGACCGTTCTTAAGTGAGGTGAGCCCGCGTGATCGGCGTGGCGTGCCATCGGTGCGACAAGTTCAACACGCGCACGAACTGGCCGCCCCCGTTGTGGCCGTGTGCCGGATGCGGGAGTCCGCTCCCGGTGATCGTGGCGACCGGCGCCGAGGCCGGGTGCCTGCCCTCGGCTGTGAAGCGGCGAGAACAGGCACGCGGGCCGGACGTCTGGTTCGTGGTCGGGTTGTGTGCCGGGGTAGTTGGGACGGTCGGGTTGCTCGAGCTGTTCAAACTCATGAGGTGATGCCGTGGATCTGCTGCTCGTCGCCCTAGCGCTGATCCCGCTCGAATGGGTTCTGTTCCCGTTCTCGATCGCGTTCACCGTGGGGCACACGGTCGAGGAAGTGATCGGTGACGGCGGCCCGTTCTGGTGCTACTACCGGCGCTACTTCGGGCGCGGGATCGACGACATCCTCGGCGTCATCCTGTTCTCGGCACTCGCGGGCATCCTCATTTTGCTGGCAATCGGCGGATACCTCTACGGGTCCGCGCTCCTGTTGGGCGTGTTGATCGGCGCGCGGTTCGGTGATGCGTGGCTCTCACACCTCTGCATGCGGAGCACGGCCCCCGGCCCGAATCCGGGGCTTCTCACGTCGTTCCTCTATCTGGTGGAAGTCGTGGTGGTCACCTTGTCCGGCATTCAGGTTTCGCCCCTCGGCTTCACGATCGGATGGGGCGTGTTCGCTGCGTTTTGGACCGTTTCATTCTTGATCCGCAAAAGGTGATGCCGTGGCCGAAAGCACCAAGACCTACGTTGAGCGCCTGAAAGAGTGGGTGTTGTATGTGGTCGCGATCCTCTCACTGTCGATCGCCTCCGCGCTCGCACAGCGGTGGTTAGGGAAGGACGTTCCGCTCCCTCCCCCACCCGTAATCCTGGTCACTTCGGGGGTTGATGGGATCACCCCGGTAGTGCAGGTTTTCCCCCCTGATCCCTCAAAGGATAAATGATGCTCCACCTACACCTGAACGTGAACCTCGGCGGCGCTGGCGACGTGCGGCAGTTAACCGCGCTCGGCGACGGCACTCTGATTAAGTTGGCCCTCAAGTGGGGGCCGGTCATTGCCTCGTTCTTCGGCGTGAAGCTCCCGGACCTCTCGGGGCTCGTGAGCGAAGTGAAGGAGCCGGTGGTTGACTCGTAAGCATAGTTCGCGCCAAATTCATAGAATATTCGATTTTGGCACGGAATTTGCGTAGTTAAAAAGTACAAGTTGTACAACGGCACCGGCCACGTGGCCGGTGCCGTTCATTTTGAACGCCAGTTCCGTTTAAATTGAACTCGCCCACGTGGGCGGCGCATTCAAGCTACTTCCATTGGCTTACCCGTGAGTACGCACTGGGGTGGCTACGGTAGCCACCCCAGCGCGTACTCACGGGTAAAAACTGTGTTCATTTTGAATGCAGTGGCGTTCGCTAGAGCTTGTTCAAAATGAACAAGCGGTGATGTTTGTTAGAGCATACTCTGCACATTTGGGAACAGTTGCGAAAATTCGGAACTGGCCACCCGCTCGGGGTGCTACCGTAGCACCCCCTCTTTGATCCGCTCGTTGGGAACAGGTTGCGAAAAAACGGAACTGGCCACCGGTGGGTGACAGCCGCTGCCACCCACCGGTGGGTTTCTGGAAATTATTTTTTCCAACTGCAAACCCAAGGAAACTAGTGATTTGAGGAGCGAGTCACGATTCGTGACCTGAGATGTGGTTGCAATTTGATTCGATCAAGGCATAATGCAGAGGCATAAGGTAAGCGTCATTTACCTTATGCCTCGTAGAGATTACTCTTCGCGCTTCTTTGAAATTTTACTTTGCCGAACGGCATATAATTTGCTGAAGGCGTCTGCTGCATTGCCTAAATGTACTGCGCAATTCGCGTAGTCATTACGATGCAAATACGCTTGCAATAAATTAATGACGATTGACAGAGTAATTCTGCAAATACGGACCTTCATCGCAGTTATCTCGCAGAGGCTGTGTGATGGGACGTAGTGTGGCTGACACTCATTACGAGTGAGCGTTAGCCTGTTCGGTACTCGAGAGGCCTCAATCTCTCGAGTACCGATCCTCGATCCTAACTAACTTTTCTCCCAAAAGGAAGAGGTTAGTAGGTGTTTGTGTAATTATTGGCTTTTCATTTCTAAGATCTATCCTCTTTAAACACTTAAATAGTAACACTTTACGTTAGCAGCCGTTGCTCAAAAATTCATTCTAGTCGGACTGTTTTTCGTCCGATAACAACCAATTTTTTTGGCGGCCTAGCAATTGTCGAGCCAATTGCGACTGCACGAATCAATCGTCAAAATCTGGCTCAATCGCGACCGGCTCGACCGGTTGGCGGCAATGCTTGCAGAGCCGCGCGGCCGATCGTATCAGCTCATCACAGTGCGGGCACCGGCGCCCCGTGTCCTGCTCCGGCTCGCCGGTTTCGGGATACAGGAGCAGAATCAGTAGCCCGAGGTAGTTCAGGACCAGGCCGAGCAAGAACCCGACGCGCGGCCCGATGGCACGCACGCGGCCCATCCGGAACCCGAGGAACGCGGGCAGGATGGCAGCGAAGGTAAGGTAGAAAACGACCGCGAGGAATGTCTCGAAATCCAAGCTGACGAGCGTACCTACGATGAACGGCGAGCCGAGGGCTAATCCCACGAGAACAGCGTTTCTGATTGATCTGTTAGCGTTGGGCGCTTTGCGTTCGGGCGTCTGCTGAGCCATTCCATTCCTCCTGCCGTGCAGCTATTCATCTCAACCGGGTTGAGATTGTAGCAGGACAGGGTGGCGCGCGTCCAACGAAACAACCCGCCTCGAGCATCCGTGCTCGAGGCGGGTTGCGTGCCCCACCCGGAAGGGCGGGGCTCAAGCAATTCGACGACCACGACGTTCACCGAGCGCTTCGCGCCAGCGATCTAGCTGAGCCGCCCTTCCCTCCGGCCAATTCGCCAAACAAAGGCACGGACTCAATGGCCACAACTCTTGGGGCCGGTAAATGCGGAGATGGAACCAGGTCAGTATCTTTCGCATGGGCATTTATCCTCAAGTCAGGCCGCAACCTTCTTCGCCAGGTACAACACGAGCGCGCGTTTAGGCACCATCACCTTCGCGCGAACCTTTAAGCTGGGCACCTCCTTCGCGTCCACCAGTTG
This region of Gemmata massiliana genomic DNA includes:
- a CDS encoding zinc ribbon domain-containing protein, producing MAQQTPERKAPNANRSIRNAVLVGLALGSPFIVGTLVSLDFETFLAVVFYLTFAAILPAFLGFRMGRVRAIGPRVGFLLGLVLNYLGLLILLLYPETGEPEQDTGRRCPHCDELIRSAARLCKHCRQPVEPVAIEPDFDD
- a CDS encoding trypsin-like peptidase domain-containing protein; protein product: MFRVRLLVLLALCLAVPCLSAAPDRMLVPEPLPQKLALEGPTKYKPYQLVRVKATGVDAKAGIIWRVYPSQDVQRATTPRGILEFAAPPGTYQIEALVITTGADGAISVDEQAMSVEIESCCDKAPPITPPTPQPPVKPKANPVAALGKIQFGNAGCTATVIGPRRADGKWDVLTAAHCVTHVGVGAKGSMTLPDGRKLAIKVGSIYETPDCAWLTTEDATLADLPFAEIAATNPAVGTKIWHKGYGVDNPGNREDGEITFAQDGNGQLQMSLSVSSGDSGGGIFRDDTGELISCVCCTTAKGQKARVWGCAADVARKYRPAQASELWTPIEIPEAGIGPINAWEPVDMPTRGPVVTVLK
- a CDS encoding DUF5353 domain-containing protein — translated: MIGVACHRCDKFNTRTNWPPPLWPCAGCGSPLPVIVATGAEAGCLPSAVKRREQARGPDVWFVVGLCAGVVGTVGLLELFKLMR
- a CDS encoding phage fiber-tail adaptor protein — encoded protein: MVGGWINAFLNLLGLGGGGSAPGGPGTPGGVFRRALPTWDRSIERAPSTWSRTWRYDPMALATEGVAVVAAESDDRDYGFDLSRCPEIRAGLTITGGAILGGSGLTIGAVSVLAEDFDDILAGEGLVVRISGGTGGTTYKLACRATLSNGRKVTVPGRLVKVRDYDS